The Zeugodacus cucurbitae isolate PBARC_wt_2022May chromosome 4, idZeuCucr1.2, whole genome shotgun sequence genome includes the window AATGTgtcaattcaaaattaattcttAGCAAAGCTCAAACTTCCGGCTAAGTCGTTGATTGGACCCCCGACAGTCTTTAACGGTGTTGAAATGTCAActagtaaatatgtatctactatacattttatatatctacaacaacaactcttcGACTATCTAATTAAGCTGCGCAGTTCTGTAACCAAATTACTGTTAGTTGGCTGCCTTTTAATTTCACAACCGTTAATTGCTAGTGACGTGCCCAACAGGTGTCTCGTTGGAGTATTGTCACCCAAAGCCGCACAGCAGAATGAAGCTACAGAGCTTTTACCAACGCATCAACAGCTTTCAGTAATATACGTTAAGGTCgtatattgaataatttttgaatggcagcgttctagaGCGACCTCTATAGTCTATAGTATAGACTAGCTTATAGCTTATTATGTCTAAAAAAACTTCGAAGCATTCCATCGAatcctttctttaaaaaaaatcacgaaaatcgcctaatttttatTGGGTTACACTTGTATAGctccttaaaataaatatgtaaatcctttcttttattgtatttaactcttcttttatgcaatttttttataattttcataaccACTTTCCTTCCACCAAACAAATTATCCACCAAAATTATCGCATTTTAATTTGCCAACTCACATGTTGACGCCAAAaggcaaaaaaagaaagaaaaacataGCGCGTTATAAACTGGGCGTTTTGTCACCAATGAATAATGACTTGGCACATAAGCTGTTAAGGCGCTGTTGACAGACTCTGTCTCCGTAAAAGCATAAAGGCAGGCGGAAAACAAATTTGCGAATGAAAAATGACTTTGCAAAGCCTTATTAACAggctaataaaaaaatatgaatatgtgtatgtatgtatgtatgtatgtatgtatgtatgtatctatgtatgtatgtgtgtatgtttgtttacgTTATGACATGCACGTGCAGTACACAACGGCTCCAAAGTAATTAAAAGCGTGCTTTATCGCAAACACGATTTTCCACAGagcaatatttcaaaaaaagtgcCCAAAAAAgaacgaaaataaattttttgatgcAATAAATATTGAACATAATGAAAGTGTACACACCgatatatttttagttgaacaaaaattgtttttattattattagttttattttttaacttatggCATGCTTATTTTCAACTGTGTGTTATTCAACTAGCAAACCGTATAGTTGTTGTACCTAAGAACAcagcgaaattttataatattttgcatGATTTATTGTTTCGGAACAGGTGGCAGCTActtttaaatagtaaataccTTAAAACCTCTTCCGAAATGCTTTATTTTGCTCATTTGTGGTCTGTCGttatcctggtggaacactacacccttcctgttggccaattctggtcgATCGTATGTTTccagcggtccagttgttcgcggTAGATGGTGGAATTaaacgtctggccatatggaagcagctcatTGTGGacgattcccttccaatcccacctaacacacagcaaaacatgCCTGGCTGTCAATCCCGTCTTGGCcaatgtttgggacgattcaccggccttcgaccacgaccgtcttcgcttgatattgtcgtatgtgatccatttttcgtctccagtcaccatccgcttcaaaaatgggtcgagtttgttccgtttcagcagcatatcgcagtcgttgcttcggtccagaaggtttttttgcgtcaaatcatgcggcacccaaacatcaagcttttttgtgtatccagccttctgcagatggtttaaaatggtttggtgactaacccctatctcctggacgatgtcacgagatgccacttGCCGGTCTAACTTGAtgatttccatgatttgatcggtattcgtcgtcacaagtCTACCGCCGGCTGCGTTATCCATGGTGTTATACATAGCCGgtaaattcaaaagacaaaaaggcggaaggcacatatttgccaacctaatatacaattttttttgcctCTGAAAgtcacctaaccccttaagtggtAATGCTAGAAATCGGTAGCCAGCTGCCATGCAACCAATATACTGATTTTCAACCCTCCATATAATATTATACCGTAGAAATTGGTTAGTGAGATATGTCTTATTAGGCCTAcagctttgcttccgccgtttttcaatagatgtctctagtgtcaagcactggtcgattaagtcgattaaatcgttttatatcgatcttggacatttgtgtcaacattaacccaacaaaatatttgtagagatctctttgcatcccaaacttattctcaactgaaaatgtcactttttgagccaaattctcgacatttgcgggaaattttgtttttcttttttaattccaagaaaagtgcggctgaggctcatcgaatgctttcggatacgtacggtgagtctgtcctaagtgaaagaacatgtcgcgaatggtttcaacgttttaagaatggtgattatgaagtcgaagaccagCATGGTGGTGaaagggagaagattttcgaagatgctgaattggttgctaaagccaagtgcaaacatcacaggagatcgataccgaacgcaattgatgcatTTGAGCCGAGCAcgaaaagaaaaacggccacagtacgaggaaagacacgataaagtcattccccagcatgacaatgctcggcctcacgtcgcaaaggtggtcaaaaaatatttggagacgctgagattggagatcttaccccacccgcagtattctccagacgttgctccatctgactaccacttgttccgatcgatggcacacggtctagctaacgagcacttcagttcttatgaagaagtcaaaaattggattgatacttggatcgactcgaaagatgaggagttctttcgtcacgcaATACGcttgctgccagaaagatggtcaaaagtagtagctaacgacggccaatattttgaataacatttttttttataaagcctTATGTTTCCAAagaaaaaacggcggaagcaaagttgtagacctaatattaaaaataagcgATCATATTTAACTCCTTGTTTATATTTccagtatttaattattttcttaactttttagAAGTAATATTTTCGATAAGCAAGCGAGTTATCGACTTAAGCTCAACACATTCATTTCAAATGCCTCTCAAAAACACCTAACAActgtttaaatattaatgttgttgttgttttgcagaCTTCTCCGTACAGAGTGCGTCTTCTGTTCGTGAAATTCGCTTACTCATCGCATTGATATGCTAAATTCTTACTTTCTTTGTCAAAAATGAACAACCAAAAGAATGCATGCTCTACCTCAAGTGCCCCAACAACTGCTATGTCTTAGGCAATTAGTAGAATTTAttgtttcaacaaatcaaaagtgCAACATCACCGCACACAACAATCAACCTCTGCGCTCTGCTCTGACAGCTACTCCTGCCTACTGCAAATCATGGCAGCCACACTTCCGGTCTAGAgcggaagtacatacatacgtaactACTTAAGCGCACTTAAACATACACGCATGAGGCAGTGCGCTTAGAATTAATgcgtattgttattgttgttgcttttgtcaaCTTCACTTATagagcttttgttgttttaaatgaTTCATCAACATTTACTtgcataatatatgtacatatatattgctgGTCATGGACAAAAAAAATGCTCTGCCGGACAGACATGTCGAAGCAGCGTAGCatgcgtatatgtatatgtgcggtAGATGAGAGCGTTGTGCAAAGAAATGAAGCTTGTCGGTGTTGCATGTACGATATTTGTTGCCAAAAACATTATGTATGTGCTCCTTATGTGTTGCATTGTTATGCACTGTAGtgtacatgttgttgttgttgttggcattttcaTTTGTAGTACAAATCGAGGAAGTGTTTTGCAAATTGTAAATTTAGCTGACTTCGAAGtgcttacgtacatacatacaaagtggAGATTAGATTGCACAAATATACGAGGGCGGTCCGTTAGGTACTAAGGCGGCAAGagaaacaagaaaatatttcaaaaaaattcgagTAATTCCTCCAGAAGCTCTGCTTTTGACTCGATATACTGGACACAGATTTTTTCAAACCCgtttagaaattatattttcgagAGATCTGCAAAGTAGACCTTCATAGTTATAAAGCTTTCAGCGAGTAACTGTTTAAAGTTTGGAAATAAAAAGCAGCTGCACGCGGTCAAATCTGGAGATTGGTTGGTGGTTGTCGTAGCAGTTTGTCGCTTAATTTGCATTAAGTGTAAACCActgcgttgtcctggtggaagaGCTCTGCATTTCGCCTTTTTTTTCAGTGATCCAACATTGAATCGGTTCAATAATCCGATCTGGTAGCGCGCTGTTGCCGTTTTTCAGACGTCATCGGCTTTCCAGTCCCTTGTGATTGTGTCAAAAATCTCCTAAATATGAATCAAGAGCCCCTCATGTTTTGACGTGAACGTTTTGAGTCTCTCACAAATTTGTTGAGGTGTCTAAAATCAATGACAGCCCAGTCTGCCGCTACACCAAACTTATGACATccaagatatatatttcaatctttgTTTCTTTAGGAGAGTTGATCAGAAAGTGTTGAGATCTCACCATCCTCCAGACGAATTTGTCAACTTTCGGCCGTTAAAATGTATAGTTTCATCACCTGTCCAATGAACAGTCTCCGCTTAAAACCCACAGAAAAGTCGGTGGTAAgggaaatatacatattaggAACACTAATGTCAAGCGCACCTTTATCTGTTCTATCCCTACTGCTGTTGTAAATAACTGTTATATGTCCATGTAAGAGTTCCGTTACATTGCGTGCCAACCTTGATGAAGTTGCTGTGTGAGTACATGCAATCTAAAATGGTCGAAATGGCGTTTGTATGCAGCCAAGCGCATAGACATattcacacaaacatacatatgccacatatatatacatccatatacatatacatatgtactcacaAGTCAGGATGccattttatgcatttattttcatttgctttacgCTTTGCTAGCATTTCCATTTTAATTCTACCGCAATGTAGCGCACAGCAACattcgacatacatacatatacacaactaCAACTATTcaacacagtgttgcattttattGGCCACACGGGGGCGTAAAATGCACAAAATACCTTTGAGGCGTTAGCTGCTGCTGTAAATGCTAGCCATAGATACGTGCTGTGCGTttccaatacaacaacaaaaaatatttgcaaatattcacatacataacgcacacatacacacatatacgcacgcatacaaatgcaataaattccAATGCAATTGACCTAAAAGGATTTGTGCTACTCCACAGGCTTCCGGCGAGGGTAAAACATTTTGTGAACTATTTGTTTTTTGatctctttttttctttttcattcacTTTTGGTGCTGTTTTACCTGcgacttttttcattttgttggcAATAAAATGCCTGTGGGCAGCAATCGAATTCAGTCGGTGAGTTCTGCCGTTGTGTTGGTTGCATCCACTGCAAATTGAGGCGTTGAGTTTCCGGGTGGAGTAGTAGGAAGCTAAAATTATAGTTTGAGCTTCATAAACTCGAGCAATATGATGTACTAAAACAAGAGCTTCCTTTTTTCAACGCTAAACTTACAATTTAGGCTCAAATGGACATGACGTAATATTAACTCAATCAAACTAACATAAAtttgagttaaaaataataatttcgtgCTAAAATCTACTTTAACTTgcttattttaaactttatgtagactttgaaacaaaataatgatttttttttcataaataattggaGAGTGCATGCAACACTGTCAGCTTGCCAAAGCTATGTGCTATTACAATAATACAATCTATTACCGAAGTTCTCTGCTAAACAGCTGTTTTTGACAAACCGCTCGTGCAGCGCCGCATTGCACTGTTTACGTAAAATCCAATTTCCAATTgcggcttttgttgtttttcacaatttttgtgTAAGAATTTATGAGATAAgtgttaagttaaattaaaatgaatcaaGCCGACGTTAGTAAACTGATGTCGCAATTGCGCATTGCTGTTAAACCGCATCGTAATCTACGTAATCCAGATGGTCCTGAGGGTCGTTTATTGAAACTACGCAAAACTGTGACGGCACTGGTGAAACATGAGCGCATAGAACTATATTACAATAGAGCTGATGAAGCGCGCGGCTATGCGGAATTGGTTAGTAATATTACGGCACAACAATCATTATTAgcagaattaattaatttttgtgttttttataattacagCTAATTTCCAATGCGATACGTTATGGCGATTGTCATAAAGCCACAATGGAATTGGCGGATTATTGGTTGCTCGAAAAGCAATTGGTGCATAAACTTTTTAAAGTACTAGTGCCACGATTAGAGAACTGTAATCTTTCATATACCCGCATGTATAAAGCGCCGCGTGATTACCCGGGCATGTATTATAGAAAATCGGTTTTGGAATTGCGTGGCAATCCATATCCGTCGTTATTGCCTGATTATACAAACAATCGTAATTTAATACACAATGTTTTGTTGGATGAAGCACGTAAAGATTATAGACGTGAAAAACTAGCAGAGCTAGCTAATAAAATAGCGTCGGAATCGGCGGAAAATACTAAGAAAGTTGAGAGTGACGCTGAGTCGAAAGTTGCAGAAAATGCAGagaaagcataaaaataaatggttCTTTATGATAAACAGATAATTCTTAtgcataaaataattgttaaattaataaaagtaaattaatattaaacagAGAGTGTACAgaagtgttttatttttgttaaaattgttattaaaacatttattgtTTAAACATTGCAGTACAGCTTTATTGGGAGcagaataatatttaaaaggtCTTTTAGTGCACTAGCATGGGAAGTGCCTACAGTATAAATAGTTGAGTTAGTAGTACTTTTTTCGTAAGGCTAGCAATTGATAGTTAGTCAAGTTGCTGCTGGAAAACCTGCTCAAGAGAGCGTCAGCTGATCACATTAGAGCTGTTGGTGGAATTTTCATTGCAACAATAATAGTCAGTATTGTATTCAGAACCACAAAACAGCGAGTTTTAATTCTTTGATCATTATTTATAGAATTCATTTTTATAGGTTATACGGAAACCAATCACCCATCACAGTCAGCATCACTACTTAGTAccacaataaattataaattaaaaaatattattccatAAATGATTTAGAAGATGCTGCAAGAGCAATAAGTGGACGAAGAAGTATATAAATCTTGTGTCAATAGGCGTACAAATACACTATAAGGAAAGTAAATGTTAAATTGTAGAAAATTATATTAGGACTTACCCTGAAATCCGAAACAACTGCTCCTGACAACAAAGGCCTCACATACAACTGCACAaaacattttgattttgtttttcacatttaaaaaccacaaagaattcaattttattattgactGCATCACTTTATATGCTTCCGCCGATAATGCTACGCGAAACTGATAAAGCAGTATACCAATGGCAATGCAGTTcagtacatacgtacatacatatataggaatatatgtacaaagttgaaaacttaattttcaattcttttagGTTAGCTCAACCAAATGTAAATGCTCCCTATTGCAATTTAGCGTATATTCAATATAGTTAGGGATGGAGCCGAAGTGACGCACTTTACAGTAGTTCGAACACGtattgaatatgaatatgcatgCGTACAAATATTCACGAAAACTGGCAAATTGATTGTTGGAAAAGCTTATCCAAAAACGAAACCATTTATTCGTTGAAACTGTTAAACATTCACAAATTTACAATCCAATTTTAACCACAcatacacttaaatatataaatgttttatttaattacaatataattataattcacTTTTGCGGTAGCATTTTACGCGTTTCCGTCGGCTTTCAATCGCGAAACTGACGAAGCTTACGGAAATCTTCAATTTACAATTGGCAATGCAGTTTTTTGTAAAGTCTTCCTGTCACAGCTGTCAGTTTTGACCGTATATCGTATATAGTACAGTGGCAACACTGCCAAAAATCAccgccaaattgtgtgtttgacaattgaaaattttacacatccgattttaaagaaaagtaaaacatatttgtgctgtgaaattataattaaatataagtgACCGATTTGCTGTATATCAAAACATTTCAATAGAGAAGAAAGCATAATAACTCATAAGTGGACatatattgaaacaaaaacaaaaatgaattgCTTCCTAGCGCTACACTGAATACCACATTCACTTAATGCAAGTCTCTATAATTCTTCACTTAATGGATATGTCGCCCATTAATATGAGAAGTTGTATTGTAAGCATGAAATAAGTACATTAAGGTTTTTGTAAGAATATTTTCCGTAACGAAAACATCGTCATTGGTTACCTTGCCTGTTACGTTATTTTATCCGTTAAGCTACGATCAACATTAGACATTACATCTTTCGTAAGCGCCGGTTCCACATAAGTGGTATCAGTCTATGTATATAGCGCGGTaagaaaccaaataaattattttatattttgcccaacacatttttattttaatatatatatattttcaacggatacagtatttgtatatatgtatatatgtaagtgtaaacataaactatatataattGATAAATGGTTATTTAATTGTCATATAAAACATCACATATGTTTAAAAGGCACTAAAGTGCATTATTAAGGCCTCATTGGTATACACATTTCCGCTGTTTTCAACATATTTTgtgcattaaaaattattcaatataaaattgtgACTTTATAGTTCACATATTGTAAAAGATCCGCCACAAATCTCACATTTCTGCGGTTCCAAATTACTATTAGGATTAAGTGAGTTAAAATAGTTCTTCAAAGCGTTCAAAATGTTATCCTTTTTGGTATATAGGTATTGAAACGATtgtgatatatatgtatcttcaaCGTACACAAATATACGGTAAAGTATGTTTTCGGCGGATATAAAAACTTTTATCCTTTCCCTTATATCGTCTAATAGTGTTTCAACAAATTCTTGTGCTACTTTCATTAAGAAATCAAATGTTTCCTGTGAAAAAGCATCAGCCATGGTAGTTATAATGTCATCAAAGCTGTCCGGATTAGCGATCATCTCAAAAAGTCGAGTGCCATACGCGGCTAATGAAAGTAAGACATTATTAGGTAGCAAAATACTGCCCATTCTGATGGCGAAAGCGCTTGGTTGTGCCGATGCTCcgttaatattattgtttgagAACAGTAATCTTGAATTGTTAACGGCATTTGTGTCAGTCTGTGTTGTTGGTATGGGTTGTTTAACCGAATTTAGCACATTAGGTCCACGATTATGTTGAAGATTATTGCGTAATTCGTTGGTATTTACTGGTACTTCATTATTGAGTACGACACCTTCACCAGCGGCGCCGAATGAAGGACGTACCTTAGCTTGATTTAGTTTCTTGTTAATTTTATATAGATCGTTTAGATATTGTTTGGTGGGCATATCATTAGCACCACGTATAATATCTACTTTGCCTTGTTGTGAGCCTTTGGTACGAATTGTTTCCTTTGACATTTTATCAAACATCTTTCTTTGACGATTACTCAATGACTTTCGATAGTCTTGTATTGTGGTGTTATGTGTGTCATTCACCAGTGTTGATGCCATACGGAAATTTGACACCGAATGTGTGAATAGCACCAAAGAGGCTGCCAATTGCACCAATTCCATGCTAGTCACCTCCTCATCATCgcgatatttctatttgattaaTCAAAGTTAAATTTACACTAGTAATTATATGTAACGTATAGCGTTAACTCACAAGTATTAGATCCAGTATGCCACTTGCTACACCAGTTCCTGATAATACAATGGATGAAATATTCAGACCATTCACAAGCAATTCGGTAACCTAAAACAAATTGTTAGTGGCAATAGCGTTGTGACTTATAAGATAGATATTGTGCAACCGCCAAAGGTGTTACAGTAAAAGcttgtttgttttcatatttcttgttgttgttacaacagTATTTCATGCTAATTATACTGACTCACCAATGATATCTCCTGTCCCGCAGCAGCGGCAGTTGTCATGACTTTCGTAGCGCCCGATGCACCCACACCCACAACACCCGCGCCAACACCTATCCAAGCATTTCTCGCCTGCGAGTTATCCAACCCAATGGGCTGTTCATGCTTTTTACGATCCACTAAATTACACACGGAGCGTACAGTTGAATATGCCGCCGTGGCTGCGCAAACAGCACCAGCGCCAACTATTACAGCTGGTGCGACCGTGACCATCATAGCTGCTATTGGGATTGCAGCAGCACCAAATCCTGCAACAGCTGTCGCTGTGTCTGTGTAACCTAGTGCCTTTCTAGCAGCACTACCATTCGGTGTAGTATGCACCTCCAACTGTACACGTCCGTCGTAATCGGTGGTGTAAATACCTTTAAGCGGCGCAATCAGTAAACCACTCGGTAGTTCATTATTTGATACGTATGCTTGCCAATTTTGATAAACACGCCCCACCTCATCAATGAAGATCATGCAACAATTTGAACTATCGGCAGCAGCTGGAAGcaagaattaaatatataatcaatccgagtgaaagtgaaaatttaaaaaaaaaaaatgtggaaattgaaaagtaaaatcggagtgaaagtgaattttctcGAATTTCCGGAAGTGAGTTACAGAACCTGCCTGATAGTAGATGAAAATATattctatgtaaatatgtataattcagTTTTCTTACTTGTGCATTTTCGTGTTCTAAAAACGGGATGACAGGAGAATTCTTTAGCATTTACGGCGTCTTCTTCTTTATCACAATcgacaacaaacacataaataattGCACTCAAAGAGTTGCGATTTgtgtattttcctgtttaacATGAGATATTTTTCAGTGAGTTGTATAGCATTaaggttatttttttttgtagtttttatacTCACTTTGAGCCCAAACACTGTCAAATAGCATTTTTcgcatttcttctatttttttatttcctttctcTTGGTCTGGTATAAGATGTTTTAATTTGTCTTTTAACATTTGACTTTGTTTTTCAGATAGTCTGTAGGATATTAGTAAacgttaaagaaaaattattatttatttgaaaaaaaaaaaaaaaatgtgtattagcTAGCTGAGCTAAGCctaggaaaatgtgaaaaaaaaaataaaaaaaaaatgtatttatgcacTCACAAGTCCCAAATAATTTCCCTGTTGAAACCGCTATTATTGGCAAAATCTTGCTGTACTTCCAGAACTGTGCGCATTTTCTTTACCGTTTTTGGCGTCGGCTGTATGTGTAGAATTACATTGCCATTTCCATCCAATGTATATTCGCCATTGTATGGCACGACCATAATGCCCGCTGGTAGCTCATTATCTTTCAGGTAACACTCCCAACTGGGATATTTATTGCCATTTTCGTCTTCATAAAATGCATTAGTTGTCGATTCAACTGgtggaaatgtaaacaaaaatagtaaaatttacaATTGCACTAgttattatgttttaaaattaatacaaaaattagaatttcgaaaaaaaaaatcagaatttcaaaattatttttttaaatttttctaaagtaAGAATTATCAATTTTTCTAACACAGCAATCAAATCTactttatttaacttattttacaaCTTTAAACTGAAAATCTAAAAACTTCCCTACCTTGATACGCCTTCCTTATAACAACAAAGTCCTGAAATACCTTTGCTTCCAGCGCATTTTCATGCTCATGACTTGTGACTAGTACATGTAAAATAGACGTGTCTGTTTTCAGATATTTAGCTGTaatgcacaaaaacaataataaataataaacacattttaaacatatttcctACGCACTAATTGTTGCgtaatgttgttgttgacttCTAATAGTCAATTCGTTCGATGCTTGTGTGGCCTTTGGTAAGCAAGCAGGCGTTAAACATACTTCCAAATCGACATTGCCACTTTCATTAAAAGTGTAAATACCATTTATGGGCGCAACCATAATGCCTTCTGGTAAAGTATTTTCCTTAATATATAAATCCCACGATAGATACTCGTTCTCATCGTCGTCTATGAAAACATAACTGTtagctgcaaaaaaaaaaggttttaacgattttataaaaattaagcacACATTGGTGTCGTACTTATAGCACGCGCTATTCTTAGCACATTATGAATTGTAAACTCTTGTGAATTTAAGGCATCCACCATGTTGGATTGCTTTGTGACAAGCACATATATACTGCAGTTTGCGC containing:
- the LOC105211056 gene encoding 39S ribosomal protein L17, mitochondrial, producing the protein MNQADVSKLMSQLRIAVKPHRNLRNPDGPEGRLLKLRKTVTALVKHERIELYYNRADEARGYAELLISNAIRYGDCHKATMELADYWLLEKQLVHKLFKVLVPRLENCNLSYTRMYKAPRDYPGMYYRKSVLELRGNPYPSLLPDYTNNRNLIHNVLLDEARKDYRREKLAELANKIASESAENTKKVESDAESKVAENAEKA
- the LOC105211055 gene encoding uncharacterized protein LOC105211055, which gives rise to MSAKNVADTQQEFANKNVRRAHLPVATILILVVGEDTTDILNCEDFASTQIISKLKKNADGDSRAFIDENGSVYADWETYKETNKLRRGIMVAPQNGYYAFDNDGKVKLEFNKTPAACINNNNEAPTIREVQQDFAMDEQSNISANTIYVLVTDSSNLEEAENAREFSYHIVIRSDGNRTFVDEDGNIYKNWELYKSENNLVDGILVAPKNGRYTLDANGQVELEAWQTTAAKNKTKRNTIHEYHLDMALQNIASDDYSANCSIYVLVTKQSNMVDALNSQEFTIHNVLRIARAITNSYVFIDDDENEYLSWDLYIKENTLPEGIMVAPINGIYTFNESGNVDLEVCLTPACLPKATQASNELTIRSQQQHYATITKYLKTDTSILHVLVTSHEHENALEAKVFQDFVVIRKAYQVESTTNAFYEDENGNKYPSWECYLKDNELPAGIMVVPYNGEYTLDGNGNVILHIQPTPKTVKKMRTVLEVQQDFANNSGFNREIIWDLLSEKQSQMLKDKLKHLIPDQEKGNKKIEEMRKMLFDSVWAQRKYTNRNSLSAIIYVFVVDCDKEEDAVNAKEFSCHPVFRTRKCTTAADSSNCCMIFIDEVGRVYQNWQAYVSNNELPSGLLIAPLKGIYTTDYDGRVQLEVHTTPNGSAARKALGYTDTATAVAGFGAAAIPIAAMMVTVAPAVIVGAGAVCAATAAYSTVRSVCNLVDRKKHEQPIGLDNSQARNAWIGVGAGVVGVGASGATKVMTTAAAAGQEISLVTELLVNGLNISSIVLSGTGVASGILDLILKYRDDEEVTSMELVQLAASLVLFTHSVSNFRMASTLVNDTHNTTIQDYRKSLSNRQRKMFDKMSKETIRTKGSQQGKVDIIRGANDMPTKQYLNDLYKINKKLNQAKVRPSFGAAGEGVVLNNEVPVNTNELRNNLQHNRGPNVLNSVKQPIPTTQTDTNAVNNSRLLFSNNNINGASAQPSAFAIRMGSILLPNNVLLSLAAYGTRLFEMIANPDSFDDIITTMADAFSQETFDFLMKVAQEFVETLLDDIRERIKVFISAENILYRIFVYVEDTYISQSFQYLYTKKDNILNALKNYFNSLNPNSNLEPQKCEICGGSFTICEL